The following are encoded together in the Dickeya lacustris genome:
- the rffA gene encoding dTDP-4-amino-4,6-dideoxygalactose transaminase codes for MIPFNAPPVVGTELEYMHAAMQSGKLSGDGEFTRRCQHWLEQYAGAGRALLTPSCTAALEMAALLLNIQPGDEVIMPSYTFVSTANAFVLRGATIVFVDIRPDTLNINDALIEAAITARTRAIVVVHYAGVSAQMDSILSLAQRYGVWVVEDAAQGVMSRYQGKALGAIGHIGCFSFHETKNYTAGGEGGAIMINDPSLVERAEIVREKGTNRSQFFRGQVDKYTWRDLGSSYLMAEVQAAYLWGQLEASAVIQSRRQVLWQRYWQALLPLAQAGRVTLPVVPPACQHNAHLFFLRLRDERERTAFIRQMQAAGILAVFHYVPLHQSPAGQRYGRFVGDDRYTCLESARLVRLPLFYNLSDASQQAVIDAVLGFFA; via the coding sequence ATGATCCCATTTAATGCGCCACCGGTGGTGGGAACGGAACTTGAGTACATGCACGCCGCGATGCAAAGCGGCAAACTCAGCGGCGACGGTGAGTTTACCCGGCGTTGTCAGCACTGGCTGGAGCAGTATGCGGGCGCAGGCCGGGCGTTGTTGACGCCATCATGCACCGCCGCGCTGGAAATGGCGGCGTTGCTGCTCAATATCCAGCCGGGTGATGAAGTGATCATGCCGAGCTATACCTTCGTGTCCACCGCCAATGCTTTTGTGCTGCGCGGGGCGACCATCGTCTTTGTCGATATCCGACCCGATACACTCAATATTAATGACGCGCTGATTGAAGCGGCCATCACCGCCCGGACGCGAGCGATCGTGGTGGTGCATTACGCTGGGGTCAGCGCGCAGATGGACAGCATCTTGTCGCTGGCGCAGCGCTACGGGGTATGGGTGGTCGAAGATGCGGCTCAGGGCGTGATGTCCCGCTATCAGGGCAAGGCACTTGGGGCGATAGGCCATATCGGTTGCTTTAGTTTTCACGAAACCAAGAACTACACCGCTGGCGGCGAAGGCGGTGCCATCATGATTAATGACCCGTCGCTGGTCGAGCGGGCGGAAATTGTGCGTGAGAAAGGCACCAACCGCAGCCAGTTTTTTCGCGGCCAGGTGGATAAATACACCTGGCGAGATCTCGGTTCAAGCTATCTGATGGCGGAAGTGCAGGCGGCATACCTGTGGGGCCAACTGGAGGCGTCAGCCGTTATCCAGTCGCGGCGTCAGGTCTTGTGGCAGCGTTATTGGCAGGCGCTGTTGCCGCTGGCGCAGGCCGGTCGCGTCACCCTGCCGGTGGTGCCGCCAGCGTGTCAGCACAATGCCCATCTGTTTTTCCTGCGTTTGCGTGATGAGCGTGAACGCACCGCGTTCATCCGGCAGATGCAGGCCGCCGGGATTCTGGCGGTCTTCCATTATGTGCCGTTACACCAAAGTCCGGCCGGTCAGCGTTATGGGCGTTTTGTCGGCGACGATCGCTACACCTGTCTTGAAAGCGCGCGGCTGGTGCGCCTGCCGCTGTTTTATAACCTGTCGGATGCCAGTCAGCAGGCGGTGATTGACGCGGTGTTAGGGTTTTTCGCCTGA
- the wzxE gene encoding lipid III flippase WzxE, which produces MSLARASLWTAASMLVKIGTGLVVIKLLAVLFGPQGVGLAGNYRQLITVLGVMAGAGIANGVTRLVARAASATDPPHGLGTAVTLAIGFSLLLAAALWWQAALLSRLLFGDAGYAPVIRVLAVLQPAIAAASVLLAVLKGYQDAPGTALAVSTASLSGVLAYGVCVGVWGYQGALIGLALIPALGVVPAFFILKRRTTVDVQALTPSWSWPDARQLCRFGLMTLITVLTLPTAYLLMRNQLAAHAGWHAVGVWQGASIISDAWLSLITSSFSVYLLPALSRHQHKAAIRREVLQALRFVMLLAASVATVIWLLRDGVIWVLFSNDFLPMRDLLTFQLAGDVFKVSAYVFGYLVLAQASLRYYWLAEISQFLLLTGFACWLIPLQGAVGAAQAYLLSYLLYFLLCGAAFWRYCRHI; this is translated from the coding sequence ATGTCGCTGGCGCGTGCATCACTCTGGACGGCGGCCTCGATGCTGGTCAAAATCGGCACCGGCCTGGTGGTAATAAAGCTGCTCGCCGTGCTGTTTGGCCCGCAGGGGGTTGGGCTTGCGGGGAATTACCGTCAGTTAATCACCGTGCTGGGTGTGATGGCCGGAGCCGGTATTGCCAATGGGGTGACGCGGCTTGTGGCGCGAGCGGCATCGGCGACTGATCCACCGCACGGGTTAGGCACGGCGGTCACGCTGGCAATCGGCTTTTCGCTGTTACTGGCAGCGGCGCTATGGTGGCAGGCGGCGCTACTCTCACGCCTGTTGTTTGGCGACGCGGGGTATGCTCCGGTAATACGCGTGCTGGCGGTGTTGCAACCGGCGATAGCGGCCGCCAGCGTGCTGCTGGCGGTGCTAAAAGGGTATCAGGATGCGCCGGGCACGGCGTTAGCGGTGAGCACCGCGAGTTTGTCCGGCGTGCTGGCGTATGGTGTTTGCGTCGGCGTGTGGGGTTATCAGGGCGCGTTGATAGGGCTGGCGTTGATTCCGGCGCTGGGGGTGGTGCCTGCATTCTTCATCCTGAAACGGCGCACCACGGTGGATGTGCAAGCACTGACACCGTCGTGGTCGTGGCCCGATGCGCGACAGCTCTGTCGCTTTGGCCTGATGACGCTCATCACCGTGCTGACGTTGCCGACGGCTTACCTGTTGATGCGTAATCAACTGGCGGCGCACGCGGGCTGGCATGCGGTTGGCGTGTGGCAGGGGGCGAGCATTATTTCAGATGCCTGGCTGTCGCTGATTACCTCATCGTTTAGCGTGTATCTGTTGCCTGCGTTATCCCGCCATCAGCATAAGGCGGCTATCCGCCGTGAAGTGCTTCAGGCGCTGCGTTTTGTCATGCTGCTGGCGGCAAGCGTGGCAACCGTTATCTGGCTGTTGCGCGATGGGGTGATATGGGTGCTGTTTTCCAATGATTTTTTGCCGATGCGTGACTTGCTTACTTTCCAATTGGCGGGCGATGTATTCAAAGTGAGCGCTTACGTTTTTGGTTATCTGGTGCTGGCGCAAGCCTCGCTGCGCTATTATTGGCTGGCGGAAATCAGCCAGTTTTTGTTATTGACCGGCTTTGCCTGCTGGTTGATCCCCCTGCAAGGGGCCGTGGGGGCGGCACAGGCGTATTTATTGAGCTATTTGCTCTATTTCCTGCTCTGCGGCGCGGCTTTTTGGCGCTACTGCCGACACATTTGA
- a CDS encoding TDP-N-acetylfucosamine:lipid II N-acetylfucosaminyltransferase has protein sequence MATLIHVLGADIPHHNDTLLRFFNDTLSPVLPAHQVRRFMVVSATDLAGPELHSLEIERFSSPRLLARAVVSLARRDREARFFLHGQFNPWLWLALLRGAVARERVSWHIWGADLYEEARGWRYQCFYALRRRAQRRVGRVFATLGDMAVFHQRHPRVPASLLYFPTRLSPLAPARTVEPADAPLTILVGNSGDRSNRHLAALAAIHRQFGRAVRLIVPMGYPAGNEAYINQVAACGQALFGDDIEVLREALAFDDYLTLLRRCHLGYFLFHRQQGIGTLCQLIQLAIPFVISRHNPFWQDLAQQQLPVLFSDAPLDEATLARARARLARIDTRRIAFFAPQYQQGWHQALALAAGDSRD, from the coding sequence ATGGCGACGTTAATTCATGTGCTGGGCGCGGATATTCCCCATCACAATGACACTCTGTTGCGCTTTTTTAATGACACCCTTAGCCCGGTGCTGCCTGCGCATCAGGTGCGGCGCTTTATGGTGGTGTCGGCAACGGACTTGGCCGGGCCTGAGTTGCACTCGCTTGAAATAGAGCGGTTCTCTAGCCCACGGCTATTAGCGCGGGCGGTGGTGTCGCTGGCGCGGCGTGACCGCGAGGCGCGCTTTTTCTTGCACGGGCAGTTCAACCCTTGGCTGTGGCTGGCGCTCTTGCGCGGGGCTGTCGCCCGTGAGCGTGTCAGCTGGCACATCTGGGGCGCGGATCTGTATGAAGAGGCGCGCGGCTGGCGCTATCAGTGCTTCTATGCTCTGCGACGTCGTGCCCAGCGCCGCGTGGGGCGGGTGTTTGCCACACTGGGCGACATGGCGGTATTTCATCAGCGTCACCCGAGGGTGCCCGCGTCGCTGCTCTATTTCCCGACGCGCCTGAGCCCGCTCGCGCCTGCGCGCACGGTTGAGCCTGCGGATGCGCCACTGACCATTCTGGTAGGGAATTCCGGCGATCGCAGCAACCGCCATCTGGCGGCGCTGGCGGCGATTCATCGTCAGTTTGGCCGTGCGGTGCGGCTCATCGTACCGATGGGATATCCGGCGGGCAATGAGGCGTATATCAATCAGGTGGCGGCCTGCGGGCAGGCGCTGTTTGGCGATGATATTGAGGTGCTGCGTGAGGCGCTGGCGTTTGACGATTACCTGACGCTGCTGCGCCGCTGTCATCTTGGCTATTTTCTGTTTCATCGACAGCAGGGTATTGGCACCTTATGCCAGCTGATTCAGTTGGCTATCCCATTTGTTATCAGCCGCCATAACCCGTTCTGGCAGGATTTGGCGCAGCAACAGTTGCCGGTGTTGTTCAGCGATGCGCCATTAGATGAGGCCACGCTCGCACGGGCGCGGGCGCGTCTGGCGCGTATCGACACCCGGCGCATTGCCTTTTTTGCCCCGCAGTACCAGCAAGGATGGCATCAGGCGTTAGCCCTGGCGGCAGGAGATTCGCGTGACTAA
- the rffC gene encoding dTDP-4-amino-4,6-dideoxy-D-galactose acyltransferase has product MVVHAEIEPLVWESEFFKRVSGRLNFSADAPALASESLDAYQLCQAKLAASDLAAADALSELGFRLAEGEVDFSMPVVPAARAVFAVGVRQADAEDISALRKAAARSFVLSRFRTPWYGADDCGRFYARWVEKAVHGTFDDVCLVIEAPGDRHGLQGFVTLRQTSPQAARIGVLSAWPGMTGQGIGQRLMQMARVWCQQRGIRRLAVATQTSNLAAIRLYLRSGARVESTAYWFYRALVSQ; this is encoded by the coding sequence ATGGTGGTACATGCTGAGATTGAGCCGCTGGTCTGGGAAAGTGAGTTTTTTAAGCGAGTCAGTGGTCGCCTGAATTTTTCTGCCGATGCGCCTGCGCTGGCGTCGGAGAGTCTGGATGCGTATCAACTGTGCCAGGCAAAGCTGGCGGCGAGCGATTTGGCCGCTGCCGATGCGCTTTCTGAGCTGGGGTTTCGGCTGGCGGAAGGCGAGGTGGATTTCAGTATGCCGGTGGTGCCAGCGGCGCGCGCCGTGTTTGCGGTTGGTGTTCGCCAGGCCGATGCGGAAGATATTTCAGCGCTGCGCAAGGCGGCAGCACGCAGCTTTGTGTTAAGTCGTTTTCGCACGCCGTGGTATGGCGCTGATGACTGTGGCCGCTTCTACGCGCGTTGGGTGGAAAAAGCGGTGCACGGCACGTTTGACGATGTGTGCCTGGTGATTGAAGCACCGGGCGATCGCCACGGATTGCAGGGGTTTGTCACGCTGCGCCAAACCTCGCCGCAGGCGGCGCGTATCGGCGTGTTATCGGCCTGGCCCGGCATGACCGGGCAAGGCATTGGCCAGCGCCTGATGCAGATGGCGCGCGTCTGGTGCCAGCAACGGGGCATTCGCCGCCTTGCGGTAGCGACGCAAACCAGCAATCTGGCGGCGATACGGCTCTATTTGCGCAGCGGGGCGCGGGTAGAAAGCACCGCCTACTGGTTTTACCGCGCACTGGTATCGCAATAA
- the wecG gene encoding lipopolysaccharide N-acetylmannosaminouronosyltransferase — protein MSDKPLQCDVRGIPLQGFRDMAQCVAHLFTADAPRPGVLVAINAEKVVSAENDPLLRALMLQPENCNYADGISVVCAVRRKYPGAAVTRIAGADLWQALMQRAGQTGTPVFLLGGRAEVLAETARLLQTRWQVNIVGMQDGYFSAQQRPQVLAHIRDSGARLVTVAMGSPRQELFIREAWQLYPDALYMGVGGTYDVFTGKVKRAPLFWRQHGLEWLYRLLTQPTRFRRQLKLARYLWWYLRGVL, from the coding sequence ATGAGTGATAAACCGCTGCAATGTGACGTGCGCGGTATTCCGCTGCAAGGGTTTCGGGACATGGCGCAGTGCGTGGCTCATCTGTTCACCGCCGATGCCCCACGCCCCGGCGTGTTGGTCGCCATTAATGCGGAAAAGGTGGTGAGCGCCGAAAATGACCCGCTATTACGTGCGCTGATGTTACAGCCGGAAAACTGTAATTATGCTGATGGCATCAGCGTGGTGTGCGCGGTGCGCCGCAAATATCCGGGGGCTGCCGTCACGCGTATTGCCGGGGCGGATTTATGGCAGGCACTGATGCAACGCGCCGGGCAAACCGGCACACCGGTGTTCCTGCTGGGCGGGCGGGCAGAGGTGTTGGCCGAGACCGCGCGCCTGCTGCAAACGCGCTGGCAGGTCAATATTGTCGGTATGCAGGATGGCTATTTTTCCGCGCAGCAACGCCCGCAGGTGCTGGCGCACATTCGTGATAGCGGCGCCAGACTGGTGACGGTTGCGATGGGCTCGCCGCGTCAGGAATTATTTATCCGCGAGGCATGGCAGTTATACCCCGACGCGCTCTACATGGGCGTTGGCGGCACATATGATGTGTTTACCGGTAAGGTAAAACGCGCCCCGCTGTTTTGGCGTCAGCACGGGCTGGAGTGGCTGTATCGCCTGCTCACCCAGCCGACCCGTTTTCGTCGCCAGCTTAAACTGGCGCGCTATCTGTGGTGGTATCTGCGCGGTGTTCTTTGA
- the wzyE gene encoding ECA oligosaccharide polymerase: MTKADFLGLLLVWLASSGMVAWRIWREYCRCRFTFNMVFSLLYWLTFFFGFPLTGVLVFRFSITTADPINLLLALLSAAGFYGLYDVCYHARLWPARAPVPRALAHVNRHELHLSAALLALVAFGTAAVFFAHNGLLLFKLSAYNQIFSRDIAGVALKRFFYFFIPAMLMVYFQRQTRRAWLLFLLVCAAFGGFTYLLVGGTRANILIAVALFLLIGLQQRWLRWWMLALAGALAVLAMFGLALLRYRLAVQGDEAFYTFLYLTRDTFSPWQNLATLWQHQPQTQLQGLAPIVRDFYVFIPTWLWPERPAQVLNTANYFTWEVLGYHAGLAMSPTVLGSLLVMGGPWLLAPGALVVAMMIKGFDALYRCAQHSANRALSALLQSFCFGALFNLVVLVREGLDAFFSRMVFFCLIFSACVLLAKGIYALLLRMGMVTSGEGHE, encoded by the coding sequence GTGACTAAAGCCGATTTTCTCGGCCTTTTGCTGGTGTGGCTTGCCAGCAGCGGCATGGTGGCGTGGCGAATCTGGCGTGAATACTGCCGATGCCGCTTCACCTTTAATATGGTGTTTTCACTGCTCTATTGGCTGACCTTTTTTTTCGGCTTCCCGCTCACCGGGGTGCTGGTGTTCCGTTTTAGTATCACCACCGCCGACCCAATCAACCTGCTGCTGGCGCTACTCTCTGCGGCAGGGTTTTATGGGCTCTACGACGTCTGTTATCACGCCCGACTATGGCCTGCACGCGCGCCTGTGCCGCGTGCGTTAGCGCATGTCAATCGCCATGAATTGCACCTGAGCGCCGCGCTGCTGGCGCTGGTGGCGTTTGGCACAGCGGCGGTCTTTTTCGCACACAATGGGCTGCTGCTGTTTAAACTCAGCGCCTATAACCAGATTTTCTCGCGTGATATCGCAGGCGTTGCCCTAAAACGCTTCTTCTATTTCTTTATTCCGGCGATGTTGATGGTGTATTTCCAGCGCCAGACCCGGCGCGCCTGGCTGCTGTTTCTGCTGGTGTGCGCGGCGTTTGGCGGTTTTACCTACCTGTTGGTGGGCGGCACGCGCGCCAATATCCTGATAGCCGTGGCGCTGTTTTTATTGATTGGCCTGCAACAGCGCTGGCTGCGCTGGTGGATGCTGGCGTTGGCGGGCGCGCTGGCGGTGCTGGCGATGTTCGGGCTGGCGTTGCTGCGTTATCGACTGGCTGTGCAGGGCGATGAAGCTTTCTATACGTTTTTGTATTTAACGCGCGACACCTTCTCACCGTGGCAGAATCTGGCGACGTTATGGCAGCACCAGCCGCAAACGCAATTACAGGGGCTCGCGCCAATCGTGCGTGATTTCTATGTGTTTATTCCCACCTGGCTATGGCCGGAGCGCCCGGCGCAGGTGCTGAACACCGCCAACTATTTCACCTGGGAGGTACTCGGTTATCATGCCGGGCTGGCGATGTCGCCGACAGTGCTGGGCTCGCTTCTGGTGATGGGCGGGCCATGGCTGCTGGCGCCGGGGGCGTTGGTGGTGGCGATGATGATTAAAGGGTTTGACGCGCTTTATCGATGCGCGCAGCACAGCGCAAACCGCGCGTTATCGGCACTGTTGCAGTCGTTTTGTTTCGGCGCGTTATTTAACCTGGTGGTGCTGGTGCGTGAGGGGCTGGACGCTTTCTTCTCACGCATGGTGTTTTTCTGCCTGATATTTAGTGCCTGTGTGCTGCTGGCTAAAGGTATTTACGCGTTGCTATTGCGTATGGGTATGGTGACGTCAGGAGAGGGTCATGAGTGA